In the genome of Streptomyces pactum, one region contains:
- a CDS encoding MFS transporter yields the protein MAALSALATAVFVTSLTETLPAGLLPGMSGDLGVGESAAGQTVTVYALGTALTAIPLTAATAGWRRKRLLLTAMAGFAVANTVTAVSGAYALTMVARFLAGVAAGVAWALLAGYARSLVPDRLAGRAIAVAMAGIPVALSLGVPAGTFLGETVGWRAAFWSTTALTVALLGWIAAAVPDRPGERPEGRAPMLGALRVPGVVPVLLVTLVFVLAHTVLYAYIATFLERMGMGGSADLVLLAFGAASLVSIWVVGAGIHRGLRALTLAGTVLVAVAAGLLAVDAGTPALVYAAVVLWGLGWGGIPTLLQTAAGDAGGEEAADGAQAMLVTLWNVAMAAGGVVGGVLLDGFGPRSLPWSVVALLIPVLAVVAGARAHGFPARRPGTGG from the coding sequence ATGGCGGCGCTGTCGGCGCTCGCCACCGCCGTCTTCGTCACCAGCCTCACCGAGACGCTGCCCGCGGGTCTGCTGCCCGGGATGAGCGGCGACCTGGGCGTCGGGGAGTCCGCGGCGGGCCAGACGGTGACCGTCTACGCCCTGGGCACCGCCCTCACCGCGATCCCGCTGACCGCGGCCACCGCCGGCTGGCGGCGGAAGCGGCTGCTGCTGACCGCGATGGCCGGATTCGCCGTCGCCAACACGGTCACCGCCGTCTCCGGCGCCTACGCGCTGACCATGGTGGCCCGGTTCCTCGCCGGCGTCGCGGCCGGCGTGGCCTGGGCGCTGCTGGCCGGTTACGCCCGCAGCCTGGTGCCGGACCGGCTGGCGGGCCGGGCGATCGCGGTCGCCATGGCCGGCATCCCGGTCGCCCTCTCCCTGGGCGTGCCGGCAGGCACCTTCCTCGGGGAGACCGTGGGCTGGCGGGCGGCGTTCTGGAGCACCACCGCCCTCACCGTCGCCCTGCTCGGCTGGATCGCCGCGGCGGTCCCGGACCGCCCCGGGGAGCGCCCGGAGGGCCGGGCCCCGATGCTGGGGGCCCTGCGGGTCCCGGGCGTGGTGCCGGTCCTCCTCGTCACCCTGGTCTTCGTCCTGGCCCACACCGTGCTGTACGCCTACATCGCCACCTTCCTGGAGCGGATGGGCATGGGCGGCTCCGCCGACCTGGTGCTGCTCGCCTTCGGCGCGGCGTCGCTGGTGAGCATCTGGGTGGTGGGCGCCGGCATCCACCGAGGGCTGCGGGCGCTGACCCTCGCCGGCACGGTGCTGGTCGCGGTCGCGGCCGGGCTGCTGGCGGTGGACGCCGGCACCCCCGCCCTGGTGTACGCCGCGGTGGTGCTGTGGGGCCTGGGCTGGGGCGGCATCCCCACCCTGCTCCAGACGGCCGCGGGCGACGCCGGCGGAGAGGAGGCCGCCGACGGTGCCCAGGCCATGCTGGTCACCCTGTGGAACGTGGCCATGGCCGCGGGCGGCGTGGTCGGCGGCGTCCTGCTCGACGGGTTCGGCCCCCGCTCGCTGCCCTGGTCCGTGGTGGCGCTGCTGATCCCGGTGCTGGCTGTGGTGGCCGGCGCCCGCGCCCACGGCTTCCCGGCCCGGCGGCCGGGCACCGGCGGGTGA
- a CDS encoding NAD(P)-dependent oxidoreductase: MKIVVVGAAGMVGSRVVGEAARRGHDLLAVFRRTRPAELPPGVTAVEGDADEPGRLAEVFRGADAVVAATRPAPGDEHTFPATTTALLDAAAAARTRVLVVGGAAPLEIPGDPGRTVLDSPVYVPRQYRDIAAASAAQLETCRAHPAADWVYLSPPAVLEPGERTGAYRRGTTTLLTEADGTSRISAEDLAVAVLDELEQPSGERHFTVARRDPAGG, encoded by the coding sequence ATGAAGATCGTCGTCGTAGGAGCCGCGGGCATGGTCGGCTCACGAGTCGTCGGCGAGGCCGCGCGCCGGGGCCATGACCTGCTCGCGGTGTTCCGCCGCACGCGACCGGCCGAGCTGCCGCCCGGCGTGACCGCCGTCGAGGGGGACGCCGACGAGCCCGGCCGGCTGGCCGAGGTCTTCCGCGGCGCCGACGCGGTCGTGGCCGCGACCCGCCCGGCCCCCGGGGACGAGCACACCTTCCCCGCGACCACCACCGCGCTGCTCGACGCGGCCGCCGCCGCCCGGACCCGCGTCCTCGTGGTCGGCGGCGCCGCCCCGCTGGAGATACCCGGCGACCCCGGCCGCACCGTCCTGGACAGCCCCGTGTACGTACCCCGGCAGTACCGGGACATCGCCGCGGCCAGCGCCGCCCAGCTGGAGACCTGCCGGGCCCATCCGGCCGCCGATTGGGTCTACCTCAGCCCGCCCGCCGTCCTGGAGCCGGGTGAGCGCACCGGCGCGTACCGGCGCGGTACCACCACCCTGCTCACCGAGGCCGACGGCACCTCCCGGATCTCGGCCGAGGACCTCGCGGTCGCCGTCCTGGACGAGCTGGAACAACCGAGCGGGGAGCGGCACTTCACCGTCGCCCGCCGGGACCCGGCCGGCGGCTGA
- a CDS encoding AMP-binding protein, whose product MTEPTAEPGAEPPFTSYVELILDQLAGDPGRPVLVASDGQRIPAADLIDTVHATAAVLAGRGIGRGATVALLTGNRPETLTARYAANLLGARAVSLYEGMAAPTLASIVTSVETDLLLVEPEAYGTAEAVLERLRAAGGAPEVLSFGPGPLGADLTAAAARHRGARTAAAARPDDDWCIRFTGGTTGTPKGVRMAHGAYSWGLSVRAAEQRQAPPRFLACTPLAHLAGILADTTLLAGGQVVLHRAFDPHRVLATVERERITDLWLLPPLLYRLIEALDHPADPTAPAPDTGSLRRIIYGGCPSSAARLRRAARLFGPVLHCTYGQMEAGWITDARPEDHTVTGSGGQITVGRPGPGVEIAVVGPAGDRLPPGEPGEVLVRSGMVMSGYWKQPELTRRVLREDGWVRTGDVGYRDEDGYLFLVDRIKDLIIVMGGHVYPADLEELLLRHPAVAHCAVFKVVRPDAAEEVHAAVVPAPGPAADGPRDDLARTLKEYVTEHKGAMYTPAALHFLDEIPLTAVGKPDRRRLGATFGLAAAR is encoded by the coding sequence ATGACTGAGCCAACCGCCGAGCCCGGTGCCGAGCCGCCCTTCACCAGTTACGTGGAACTGATCCTCGATCAGCTCGCCGGCGACCCGGGACGCCCGGTGCTCGTCGCCTCCGACGGGCAGCGCATCCCGGCGGCCGACCTGATCGACACCGTGCACGCCACCGCGGCCGTCCTCGCCGGACGCGGCATCGGCCGGGGCGCCACGGTGGCGCTGCTCACCGGCAACCGGCCCGAGACGCTGACCGCGCGGTACGCCGCCAACCTGCTGGGCGCGCGGGCGGTCTCCCTCTACGAGGGCATGGCGGCGCCCACCCTGGCCTCCATCGTGACGAGCGTGGAGACCGACCTGCTGCTGGTGGAGCCGGAGGCGTACGGGACGGCCGAGGCGGTGCTGGAGCGGCTGCGGGCCGCCGGCGGGGCCCCGGAGGTGCTCTCCTTCGGCCCCGGCCCGCTGGGCGCCGACCTGACCGCGGCCGCCGCCCGCCACCGGGGCGCCCGGACGGCCGCCGCCGCCCGGCCCGACGACGACTGGTGCATCCGGTTCACCGGGGGCACCACCGGCACCCCCAAGGGCGTCCGGATGGCGCACGGCGCGTACAGCTGGGGGCTGTCGGTGCGGGCCGCGGAACAGCGCCAGGCACCGCCCCGGTTCCTCGCCTGCACCCCCCTCGCCCACCTGGCCGGCATCCTCGCCGACACCACGCTGCTCGCCGGCGGCCAGGTCGTCCTGCACCGCGCCTTCGACCCGCACCGGGTGCTGGCGACCGTGGAGCGCGAGCGGATCACCGACCTGTGGCTGCTGCCGCCGCTGCTCTACCGGCTCATCGAGGCGCTCGACCACCCCGCCGACCCCACGGCCCCCGCCCCCGACACCGGCAGCCTGCGCCGGATCATCTACGGCGGCTGCCCCTCCTCCGCCGCCCGGCTGCGCCGCGCCGCGCGGCTCTTCGGGCCCGTACTGCACTGCACCTACGGGCAGATGGAGGCCGGCTGGATCACCGACGCCCGGCCCGAGGACCACACGGTCACCGGCAGCGGCGGCCAGATCACCGTGGGCCGCCCCGGACCCGGCGTGGAGATCGCCGTCGTCGGCCCGGCCGGCGACCGCCTGCCGCCGGGCGAGCCGGGGGAGGTGCTGGTCCGCTCCGGCATGGTGATGAGCGGCTACTGGAAGCAGCCGGAGCTGACCCGGCGGGTGCTGCGCGAGGACGGCTGGGTGCGCACCGGCGACGTCGGCTACCGGGACGAGGACGGGTACCTCTTCCTGGTCGACCGGATCAAGGACCTGATCATCGTGATGGGCGGCCACGTGTACCCGGCCGACCTGGAGGAACTGCTGCTGCGCCACCCCGCCGTGGCGCACTGCGCGGTGTTCAAGGTGGTCCGGCCGGACGCGGCCGAGGAGGTGCACGCGGCGGTCGTGCCCGCCCCGGGGCCCGCCGCCGACGGTCCGCGGGACGACCTGGCCCGGACCCTCAAGGAGTACGTCACCGAGCACAAGGGCGCGATGTACACGCCCGCGGCGCTGCACTTCCTCGACGAGATCCCGCTCACCGCCGTCGGCAAGCCGGACCGCAGACGGCTCGGCGCCACCTTCGGACTCGCCGCCGCCCGGTAG
- a CDS encoding MerR family transcriptional regulator, with protein sequence MRIGELSERTGTPRRLLRYYEEQGLIVAERAPNGYREYEEYNVDRVLQIRGLLDAGLPTRIIKQILPCLNKPRVIHFQDATPEMLATLEHERDRMTERIRCLERNRDAISEYLDVVRANRRPETGSVTIPETVAGLRSA encoded by the coding sequence ATGCGCATCGGTGAGCTGTCGGAGCGCACCGGCACTCCCCGCAGGCTGCTGCGGTACTACGAGGAACAGGGGCTCATCGTCGCCGAGCGTGCCCCCAACGGCTACCGCGAGTACGAGGAGTACAACGTGGACCGGGTGCTCCAGATCCGGGGCCTGCTCGACGCCGGGCTGCCCACCCGCATCATCAAACAGATCCTGCCCTGCCTCAACAAGCCCCGGGTGATCCACTTCCAGGACGCCACCCCGGAGATGCTCGCCACGCTGGAGCACGAACGCGACCGGATGACCGAGCGGATCCGCTGTCTGGAGCGGAACCGGGACGCGATCTCGGAGTACCTCGACGTGGTGCGTGCCAACCGCCGCCCCGAGACCGGGTCCGTGACCATCCCCGAGACCGTCGCCGGACTCCGCAGCGCCTGA
- a CDS encoding EamA family transporter gives MTRPPAPEVSGGTGGGALRGTAARTAATAFAPLAWGTTYLVTTEFLPSGHPLFAGLLRALPAGLVALAISRTLPRGAWWGKAAALGVLNIGLLFPLLFIAAERLPGGVAGTLAAAQPLAVALLAAPVLHQRPSAWHLAWGVAGMAGVGLVVIGPEAALDPVGVVAGLGGAASMALGLTLTKRWGRPAGVGPTAFAGWQLTAGGLFLLPVTALAEGAPPSIGPSAALGYLWLGSAGGLIAYVLWFRGIGSLPVNSVAVLVLLSPLVAAGLGAAVLGQTLGPVQLLGFGLSLAAIGAGQLPPPTRSSRSASPPPSSAPSTPSTTSSPSSTSSTSSTKGTS, from the coding sequence ATGACACGTCCACCAGCGCCGGAGGTCTCCGGCGGAACCGGCGGCGGCGCGCTCCGGGGAACTGCGGCCCGCACCGCCGCGACGGCATTCGCCCCCTTGGCGTGGGGCACCACCTACCTCGTCACCACCGAATTCCTCCCGTCCGGGCACCCGTTGTTCGCGGGGCTGCTGCGGGCGCTGCCGGCCGGGCTGGTCGCGCTGGCGATCTCCCGGACGCTGCCGCGCGGGGCCTGGTGGGGGAAGGCCGCGGCGCTCGGTGTGCTCAACATCGGGCTGCTCTTCCCCCTGCTGTTCATCGCGGCCGAACGCCTGCCGGGCGGGGTGGCCGGGACGCTGGCGGCGGCCCAGCCGCTCGCCGTCGCCCTGCTGGCCGCCCCGGTCCTCCACCAGCGCCCCTCGGCCTGGCACCTGGCCTGGGGGGTGGCCGGGATGGCCGGCGTCGGCCTGGTGGTGATCGGCCCGGAGGCGGCGCTCGACCCGGTCGGGGTCGTGGCGGGCCTGGGCGGCGCCGCGTCGATGGCCCTGGGCCTGACCCTCACCAAGCGGTGGGGGCGGCCCGCGGGGGTCGGCCCCACCGCGTTCGCCGGCTGGCAGCTCACCGCGGGCGGCCTGTTCCTGCTGCCCGTCACCGCCCTGGCGGAGGGGGCCCCGCCGTCGATCGGGCCGTCCGCCGCGCTGGGGTACCTCTGGCTGGGCTCGGCCGGAGGGCTGATCGCCTACGTGCTGTGGTTCCGCGGCATCGGCTCCCTGCCGGTCAACTCCGTGGCGGTCCTGGTGCTGCTCTCCCCGCTGGTCGCCGCCGGGCTCGGGGCGGCCGTGCTGGGCCAGACGCTCGGGCCCGTCCAGCTCCTGGGCTTCGGACTCTCGCTCGCCGCGATCGGCGCGGGACAGCTTCCCCCGCCGACCCGTTCCTCCCGTTCCGCCTCACCCCCACCGTCCTCAGCGCCCTCCACACCCTCAACAACGTCCTCACCGTCCTCAACGTCCTCAACGTCCTCAACGAAAGGAACGTCCTGA
- a CDS encoding phosphatase PAP2 family protein, with product MIALEVVARRHAGVPGPVTTQVREIVFPPKPGPLYGGLALMMVVLTWRQRFIAAGAAIGIDIVFVLGRWAAGTGMDADHLFGNGALWVMLGCGVIAVTRRTGRERMLLLKGVGLGLLLVAGRKTGDTWLAITAKTRPDVLDPYLATADHALGNPSWVAGRLLRATEPIGTHLLDWVYAELAVAAVVVALYQLRKVGTERRFPRHHLVRTFLLIGLLGPAFYMIFPVVGPIFAYGPGTSGTGGVEWAVVNVWPDTLPVIGTPGPVPYDELTPRNCMPSLHTAWAVAIFIHTRTGPRLLRYAGTFWLVATLGATLGFGYHYGVDLIAGVVFALTVEAALRAYDRGWDRSGIQLVAHGTVVFAALLVSYRFLPVEMADHPWLAGPLMLLAMASVIHAYLRTTRAWQPEAAPVPRPEPQPEPA from the coding sequence ATGATCGCGCTGGAGGTCGTCGCCCGCCGCCACGCCGGGGTGCCGGGGCCGGTCACCACCCAGGTGCGGGAGATCGTCTTCCCGCCTAAGCCCGGGCCGCTGTACGGCGGACTGGCGCTGATGATGGTGGTCCTCACCTGGCGGCAGCGGTTCATCGCCGCGGGGGCCGCGATCGGCATCGACATCGTCTTCGTGCTGGGCCGGTGGGCCGCCGGCACCGGGATGGACGCCGACCACCTCTTCGGCAACGGTGCGCTGTGGGTGATGCTCGGCTGCGGGGTCATCGCGGTCACCCGCCGCACCGGACGGGAGCGGATGCTGCTGCTGAAGGGCGTCGGGCTGGGCCTGCTGCTGGTGGCCGGCCGCAAGACCGGTGACACCTGGCTGGCGATCACCGCCAAGACCCGCCCGGACGTGCTCGACCCCTACCTGGCCACCGCCGACCACGCCCTGGGCAACCCGTCCTGGGTGGCCGGCCGGCTGCTCCGGGCCACCGAACCGATCGGCACCCACCTCCTCGACTGGGTCTACGCCGAGCTGGCGGTCGCCGCGGTCGTCGTCGCGCTGTACCAGCTGCGGAAGGTGGGCACCGAGCGCCGCTTCCCGCGCCACCACCTGGTGCGCACCTTCCTGCTGATCGGCCTCCTGGGGCCGGCCTTCTACATGATCTTCCCGGTGGTCGGGCCGATCTTCGCCTACGGCCCGGGCACCTCCGGCACCGGCGGCGTGGAGTGGGCCGTGGTCAACGTGTGGCCGGACACGCTGCCGGTGATCGGCACCCCCGGCCCGGTGCCCTACGACGAACTCACCCCCCGCAACTGCATGCCCAGCCTGCACACCGCGTGGGCGGTGGCGATCTTCATCCACACCCGGACCGGCCCCCGCCTGCTGCGGTACGCGGGAACCTTCTGGCTGGTCGCCACGCTCGGCGCGACGCTGGGCTTCGGCTACCACTACGGCGTGGACCTGATCGCCGGCGTGGTCTTCGCGCTCACCGTCGAGGCGGCCCTGCGCGCGTACGACCGCGGCTGGGACCGGTCGGGCATCCAGCTGGTCGCGCACGGCACGGTGGTCTTCGCCGCGCTGCTGGTCTCGTACCGCTTCCTGCCGGTGGAGATGGCCGACCACCCGTGGCTGGCCGGACCGCTGATGCTGCTGGCGATGGCCTCGGTGATCCACGCCTACCTCCGCACCACCCGGGCCTGGCAGCCGGAGGCGGCCCCGGTGCCGCGGCCGGAACCGCAACCCGAACCGGCGTGA
- a CDS encoding GNAT family N-acetyltransferase, producing the protein MNPALTSGVNGGPALLDAEALTSGPEREAWFAESAHRILADLVRGGAALGWVEPPSPDEVTDLLGRVLTAVRAGDASLRAACLGHRLVGLGYWQRYTRPTHRPHADLEKLAVDTAAQGRGVGRALTAALIADAREAGVEVLTLDARGDNTGALRLYRSLGFTEYGRLPRFVAVGERRYDKVFCMLDLRRPA; encoded by the coding sequence ATGAATCCGGCCCTGACCAGCGGTGTGAACGGTGGACCCGCCCTCCTCGACGCGGAGGCGCTGACCTCCGGCCCGGAGCGGGAAGCCTGGTTCGCGGAGTCGGCGCACCGGATCCTGGCGGATCTGGTCCGGGGCGGTGCCGCGCTGGGCTGGGTCGAACCGCCCTCGCCGGACGAGGTGACGGACCTCCTCGGCCGGGTCCTCACCGCGGTACGGGCCGGGGACGCGTCCCTGCGCGCCGCCTGCCTCGGCCACCGGCTGGTCGGGCTGGGGTACTGGCAGCGCTACACCCGGCCGACGCACCGGCCGCACGCCGACCTGGAGAAGCTCGCGGTGGACACCGCCGCCCAGGGCCGTGGGGTCGGCCGGGCGCTGACCGCCGCCCTGATCGCCGACGCCCGGGAGGCCGGGGTCGAGGTCCTCACCCTGGACGCCCGGGGGGACAACACCGGGGCCCTCCGCCTGTACCGGTCACTGGGCTTCACCGAGTACGGCCGGCTGCCCCGCTTCGTCGCCGTCGGCGAACGCCGCTACGACAAGGTCTTCTGCATGCTGGACCTCCGCCGGCCCGCCTGA
- a CDS encoding sirohydrochlorin chelatase — MKRAKRAGSPAATAGQRGAARLARHDGPAPPPPPAAPYAARPRPRRTRPARGPAPLPAAPPPPGRRRPAPVLVAVAHGSHDPRALRTVTALLARVRALRPGLPVRLGHLGIDRPPLADTLATLRGEAVLVPLLFSRGHHVKRDLPALAAAALAAGADRGLVLRTARPLGPHPLLAEALHARLAEAGWPDPAPPGAGVVLAAAGSRDPESGRDTAATAALLSRRLGGVPVLPGYASAGGPDAPTVAGAVRALTALGRTRIAVASCFVAPGWFPARCAAAAPGTAAAPLGDHPALARLVLHRYTEALTGIPAGEPVTVGA, encoded by the coding sequence GTGAAGCGCGCGAAACGTGCCGGCAGCCCGGCCGCAACCGCCGGGCAACGCGGCGCTGCCAGGCTCGCCCGCCATGACGGCCCCGCCCCACCCCCGCCCCCCGCCGCCCCGTACGCCGCCCGGCCGCGCCCCCGGCGGACCCGGCCGGCGCGCGGCCCGGCGCCGCTCCCGGCCGCCCCGCCCCCGCCCGGCCGCCGCCGGCCCGCCCCGGTCCTGGTCGCCGTCGCCCACGGCAGCCACGACCCGCGGGCGCTGCGCACGGTGACCGCGCTGCTGGCGCGGGTCCGGGCGCTCCGCCCCGGCCTGCCGGTACGCCTCGGCCACCTCGGGATCGACCGGCCGCCGCTCGCGGACACCCTCGCCACCCTGCGCGGCGAGGCGGTCCTGGTGCCGCTGCTGTTCTCCCGCGGGCACCACGTCAAGCGGGACCTGCCGGCCCTCGCGGCGGCGGCCCTCGCCGCGGGGGCGGACCGCGGCCTGGTGCTGCGGACCGCCCGCCCCCTCGGGCCGCACCCGCTGCTCGCCGAGGCGCTGCACGCCCGGCTGGCCGAGGCCGGCTGGCCGGACCCGGCACCGCCGGGGGCCGGGGTGGTGCTGGCGGCGGCCGGGTCCCGGGACCCCGAGTCCGGCCGGGACACCGCCGCCACCGCCGCGCTGCTGTCCCGGCGGCTCGGCGGGGTCCCGGTGCTCCCCGGTTACGCGAGCGCCGGCGGGCCGGACGCCCCCACGGTCGCCGGTGCGGTCCGGGCGCTCACCGCCCTCGGCCGCACCCGGATCGCGGTGGCCTCCTGCTTCGTCGCCCCCGGGTGGTTCCCGGCCCGGTGCGCCGCCGCCGCGCCGGGCACCGCCGCCGCACCGCTGGGTGATCACCCGGCGCTCGCCCGGCTCGTCCTGCACCGCTACACGGAGGCGCTCACCGGCATACCTGCCGGAGAGCCGGTTACCGTCGGTGCATGA
- a CDS encoding cupin has protein sequence MDDLTRLARHHLDLAHDDPHGRSARLFLRSGPLRQSVIALTAGTELDEHNAPPAASLQVLHGHVRLTTPGGEQELIAGQVQLIPPERNGLRAVQDSVVLLTAVTATTGCPTPGEEGAAVRGATA, from the coding sequence ATGGACGACCTCACCAGGCTCGCCCGTCACCATCTGGATCTGGCCCATGACGACCCGCACGGCCGCAGCGCCCGGCTCTTCCTGCGCAGCGGGCCGCTGCGGCAGAGCGTGATCGCGCTGACCGCGGGCACCGAGCTGGACGAGCACAACGCGCCCCCGGCGGCGAGCCTCCAGGTGCTGCACGGGCACGTCCGGCTGACCACCCCGGGCGGCGAGCAGGAGCTGATCGCGGGGCAGGTGCAGCTGATCCCCCCGGAGCGGAACGGGCTGCGGGCGGTGCAGGACTCGGTGGTGCTGCTGACCGCGGTGACCGCCACCACCGGCTGCCCCACCCCGGGCGAGGAGGGCGCCGCCGTCCGGGGCGCCACCGCCTGA
- the cutA gene encoding divalent-cation tolerance protein CutA yields MADYLAVLTTTDSPEKAEALARGAVEARLAACAQISQPVTSVYRWQGIVETESEWQVLFKTTTARYDELEAHIRDAHDYDNPEIIGLPVTHGSEAYLGWVVEQTTIS; encoded by the coding sequence ATGGCGGACTACCTGGCCGTACTGACCACCACCGACAGTCCCGAGAAGGCGGAGGCGCTGGCCCGCGGGGCGGTGGAGGCGCGGCTCGCGGCGTGTGCGCAGATCAGCCAGCCGGTGACCTCGGTCTACCGGTGGCAGGGCATCGTGGAGACCGAGTCGGAGTGGCAGGTGCTGTTCAAGACCACCACCGCCCGCTACGACGAGTTGGAGGCGCACATCCGCGACGCCCACGACTACGACAACCCGGAGATCATCGGCCTGCCGGTGACACACGGCAGCGAGGCATACCTGGGCTGGGTGGTGGAGCAGACCACCATCAGCTAG
- a CDS encoding adenosine deaminase, with translation MPKAELHLHIEGTLEPSLAFALAERNGVVLPFATEEELRAAYSFTDLQSFLDLYYALMAVLRTEDDFADLADAYLARARRQGVRHAEIFFDPQAHTARGVPVGTVVDGLTRALDAAPRRHGITTRLIMCFLRDEGPEAALATFESARPYLDRIAAVGLDSAEVGHPPAAFREVYRRAREAGLKCVAHAGEEGPPAYVWEALDVLGVDRVDHGVRSMEDPELVARLAADQVPLTVCPLSNLRLRVVDRLADHPLPAMLEAGLLVTVNSDDPAYFGGYVDDNFTAVRDALGLDAETLRTLARNSFRASFLDEETRARYLAEVDAHRD, from the coding sequence CTGCCCAAGGCGGAACTGCACCTGCACATCGAGGGGACCCTGGAGCCGTCGCTGGCGTTCGCGCTCGCCGAGCGCAACGGCGTGGTGCTGCCGTTCGCGACCGAGGAGGAGCTGCGCGCCGCGTACTCCTTCACCGACCTGCAGTCCTTCCTCGACCTGTACTACGCGCTGATGGCGGTGCTCCGTACCGAGGACGACTTCGCCGACCTCGCCGACGCCTATCTGGCCCGGGCCCGGCGGCAGGGCGTGCGGCACGCCGAGATCTTCTTCGACCCGCAGGCGCACACCGCCCGTGGCGTGCCCGTCGGCACGGTCGTCGACGGGCTCACCCGCGCGCTGGACGCGGCGCCCCGGCGGCACGGCATCACCACCCGCCTGATCATGTGCTTCCTGCGGGACGAGGGCCCCGAGGCGGCGCTGGCCACCTTCGAGTCGGCCCGCCCGTACCTGGACCGCATCGCCGCCGTGGGCCTGGACTCGGCCGAGGTGGGCCACCCGCCGGCGGCGTTCCGGGAGGTGTACCGGCGCGCCCGGGAGGCCGGACTGAAGTGTGTGGCGCACGCCGGTGAGGAGGGGCCGCCGGCCTACGTGTGGGAGGCGCTGGACGTCCTCGGCGTGGACCGGGTGGATCACGGGGTGCGGTCCATGGAGGACCCCGAGCTGGTCGCCCGGCTGGCGGCGGACCAGGTGCCGCTGACCGTCTGCCCGCTGTCCAACCTGCGGCTGCGGGTGGTGGACCGGCTGGCCGACCACCCGCTGCCCGCGATGCTGGAGGCCGGTCTGCTGGTGACGGTGAACTCCGACGACCCGGCCTACTTCGGCGGCTACGTGGACGACAACTTCACCGCGGTGCGCGACGCGCTCGGCCTGGACGCGGAAACGCTGCGGACCCTGGCCCGCAACTCCTTCCGCGCCTCCTTCCTGGACGAGGAGACCCGCGCCCGGTACCTGGCGGAGGTGGACGCGCACCGCGACTGA
- a CDS encoding LysR family transcriptional regulator, with protein sequence MELQQMRYVIAVAETNSFTRAAERCLVVQSALSHQIARLEKELGARLFERTSRRVRLTPAGAAFLPAARQCLDAAERAAAEVAAAVGEVRGRLAVGLIPTVAAVDVAGALRDFRGRYPRVRISLRVGASEDLMEQVGEGALDVAFLGLPTTARPGGVAAHELARGRLVAVVAPDHPLAGEPVVDLRRLSREVFVDLPAGTAGREQSDQAFAAAGLSRDVAFEVTNADFIARLVGQGLGVAMLPSAYVPQLAGVVTVEVSDAPARVEYAVWSRFGRTPAATAFLTQLGIPVPDGHAP encoded by the coding sequence ATGGAGCTCCAGCAGATGCGCTACGTGATCGCCGTCGCCGAGACGAACAGCTTCACCCGGGCCGCCGAGCGGTGTCTGGTCGTCCAGTCCGCGCTCAGCCACCAGATCGCCCGGCTGGAGAAGGAGCTGGGCGCCCGGCTCTTCGAGCGCACCAGCCGGCGGGTGCGGCTGACGCCGGCCGGCGCGGCGTTCCTGCCGGCCGCCCGGCAGTGCCTGGACGCCGCCGAGCGCGCCGCCGCGGAGGTCGCCGCGGCCGTGGGGGAGGTGCGCGGGCGGCTCGCCGTGGGCCTGATCCCCACGGTGGCGGCGGTCGATGTCGCGGGGGCGCTGCGGGACTTCCGCGGCAGGTACCCGCGGGTGCGGATCAGCCTGCGGGTGGGCGCCAGCGAGGACCTGATGGAGCAGGTGGGGGAGGGGGCCCTCGACGTGGCGTTCCTCGGGCTGCCGACCACCGCCCGGCCCGGCGGGGTGGCGGCGCACGAACTCGCCCGCGGCCGGCTCGTCGCCGTGGTCGCGCCGGACCATCCGCTCGCCGGCGAACCGGTGGTGGACCTGCGCCGCCTCTCCCGCGAGGTGTTCGTGGACCTGCCCGCCGGGACGGCCGGGCGCGAACAGTCCGACCAGGCGTTCGCCGCCGCCGGCCTCAGCCGCGACGTCGCCTTCGAGGTGACCAACGCGGACTTCATCGCCCGGCTCGTCGGACAGGGCCTGGGCGTGGCCATGCTGCCCTCGGCCTATGTGCCGCAGCTCGCCGGCGTCGTCACCGTCGAGGTCTCCGACGCGCCGGCCCGCGTCGAGTACGCGGTCTGGAGCCGCTTCGGCCGCACCCCGGCGGCGACCGCCTTCCTCACCCAGCTCGGCATCCCCGTCCCGGACGGGCACGCCCCCTGA